Below is a genomic region from Actinomadura sp. NAK00032.
ATCGTCTTCACCCACCGCGCGCTCCCGGCCGTCCAGCCGGTCAACTTCACCGTCAGCCGCGAGGACATCGTGATCAAGGTGTCGCGGACGTCCAGGCTCGCGACGGCCGCCGCCGACACCGTCGTGGCGTTCGAGATCGACGACTACGACATCGAGGCCGAGACGGGCTGGTCAGTGGTCGCCGTCGGCCGTGCCCGGCGCGTCACCGACGCTTCCGAGATCACCACGCTGGAAGCCCTGCCGCTGCGCACCTGGGCACCGAAGGAACGCGACACCTTCATCCGCGTCCACCCCGAACTTATCACCGGCCGCCGCATCGGCAGCCCCGCCGAAAAGATCGTCACGCCCCGGTCGACGAGCGGCCGGAGACGGGCCTAACGCCTCTCGGGCCAGAACGCCGCCACGCCACCGGTGACGGTCTCGGAGACATCCGTCAGCCGTGCCTGTGTCGTTTCCAGACGCGCCACGACGAGTTCAGCGAAGCGGCGCGTCAACTCGTAGCCCATGGAGGGGTCGACGGCGCAGAGCGTCCGGACGAGGCGGCCGTCGAACTCGATGGCCCGTACCGGGGCGGTGGCCACACCGCCGAAATGCCACTGGTGCGGACGAAAGAGCCAGGACCAGCCCAGTACCGAGCCCGGACCGAAGGTTTCGACGATGACGGTGCCGCGCCGAGGCGCCTGCATGTCGACCATCACGGTCCCGTCCTGGATGAGCCAGAACCGTTCCGCCGGCTCGGATTCGCTGAAGATGCGTCTCCCCGACGAGAACTCGGTGAACCGGGCCGCCATAGCCAATCTGCGCAGGTCAGCGCCCCTCATGCCGTTCAGGAACGGTTCACGCGCGAGATCCGCGCCTGTCACAGCGCGC
It encodes:
- a CDS encoding pyridoxamine 5'-phosphate oxidase family protein; translation: MQLDASGLQIIDEAECRALLACAAVGRIVFTHRALPAVQPVNFTVSREDIVIKVSRTSRLATAAADTVVAFEIDDYDIEAETGWSVVAVGRARRVTDASEITTLEALPLRTWAPKERDTFIRVHPELITGRRIGSPAEKIVTPRSTSGRRRA
- a CDS encoding cyclic nucleotide-binding domain-containing protein is translated as MRAVTGADLAREPFLNGMRGADLRRLAMAARFTEFSSGRRIFSESEPAERFWLIQDGTVMVDMQAPRRGTVIVETFGPGSVLGWSWLFRPHQWHFGGVATAPVRAIEFDGRLVRTLCAVDPSMGYELTRRFAELVVARLETTQARLTDVSETVTGGVAAFWPERR